The Micromonospora sp. M71_S20 genome has a window encoding:
- a CDS encoding flavin reductase family protein — protein MTNQDRAVEFRRTAGAFATGVGIVSSVYDDIPLAMTVNSFTTVSLHPTLVLTCLKHRSRLLAQIRDSGIFAVTVLAADQRDVARWFADARRPSGAAAFAGVRVHRAPATGCLVFSEGLAYFDCRVRDLSDQGDHSVVIGEAVSYGTLNPAKAPLLYLHGSYRSIAAAPSAASAA, from the coding sequence ATGACCAACCAGGACCGGGCAGTGGAGTTCCGCCGTACCGCCGGGGCGTTCGCCACCGGCGTCGGCATCGTCAGCAGCGTGTACGACGACATCCCGCTGGCGATGACGGTCAACTCGTTCACCACCGTCTCGCTGCACCCCACCCTGGTCCTGACCTGCCTGAAGCACCGGAGTCGACTGCTCGCCCAGATCCGCGACTCCGGCATCTTCGCGGTCACCGTGCTGGCGGCGGACCAACGAGACGTCGCCCGTTGGTTCGCCGACGCCCGGCGGCCCTCCGGCGCGGCCGCGTTCGCCGGCGTCCGGGTGCACCGGGCGCCGGCCACCGGCTGCCTCGTGTTCAGCGAGGGACTGGCCTATTTCGACTGCCGGGTACGCGACCTCTCCGACCAGGGCGACCACTCGGTGGTCATCGGGGAGGCGGTGTCCTACGGCACGCTGAACCCGGCGAAGGCGCCGCTGCTCTATCTCCACGGGTCGTACCGGTCGATCGCGGCGGCGCCTTCGGCGGCGTCCGCCGCGTAG
- a CDS encoding methionyl-tRNA formyltransferase: protein MRIVFFGYGELGATVLRGIAPHHEVLLVLTHRAEFSGLGEPDVELAAAELGLPVRYSATAREPDLHEQLRELAPELIVSTNWRTRVPVEVLRIPERGAVNTHDALLPAYAGFGAVNWAIRNGEEETGLTVHYMAEELDTGPVITQARVKIGPHDTAGQILERLLAEYVPVTLEALDRVAEGHRGEPQPLEGASFYHRIGVEDTRIDWRDSATTICNLVRGQSDPFVNAWTTHRGFRLWVKAATRPTRAHGGTPGRIVKADYGGVVVASGGPGDGDDRGVVLLQVSTETGPPVRAIDYFTTFGEYLH, encoded by the coding sequence GTGAGGATCGTCTTCTTCGGGTACGGCGAGCTCGGCGCGACCGTGCTGCGGGGCATCGCGCCGCACCACGAGGTGCTGCTGGTGCTCACTCACCGGGCCGAGTTCAGCGGGCTCGGCGAGCCGGACGTGGAGCTGGCCGCGGCGGAACTGGGGCTGCCGGTGCGCTACTCGGCCACCGCCCGCGAGCCCGACCTGCACGAGCAGCTGCGCGAGCTCGCGCCGGAGCTCATCGTCTCCACCAACTGGCGGACCCGGGTGCCGGTGGAGGTGCTGCGGATCCCGGAACGCGGCGCGGTCAACACGCACGACGCGCTGCTGCCCGCGTACGCCGGGTTCGGCGCCGTCAACTGGGCGATCCGCAACGGCGAGGAGGAGACCGGCCTCACCGTGCACTACATGGCGGAGGAACTGGACACCGGCCCGGTCATCACCCAGGCCCGCGTGAAGATCGGCCCGCACGACACCGCCGGGCAGATCCTGGAACGGCTCCTCGCGGAGTACGTGCCGGTCACGCTGGAGGCGTTGGACCGGGTCGCCGAGGGGCACCGGGGCGAGCCGCAGCCGCTTGAGGGGGCGTCGTTCTACCACCGGATCGGGGTCGAGGACACCCGCATCGACTGGCGGGACAGCGCCACCACGATCTGCAACCTGGTGCGCGGCCAGTCGGACCCGTTCGTCAACGCGTGGACGACGCACCGCGGGTTCCGGCTGTGGGTCAAGGCCGCCACCCGGCCGACCCGGGCGCACGGCGGCACGCCCGGCCGCATCGTCAAGGCCGACTACGGCGGCGTGGTCGTCGCCAGCGGCGGGCCGGGCGACGGCGACGACCGCGGGGTGGTGCTGCTCCAGGTCTCCACCGAGACCGGGCCACCCGTGCGCGCCATCGACTACTTCACCACCTTCGGCGAGTACCTTCACTGA
- a CDS encoding asparagine synthase-related protein, whose product MRPCTPSSYPNRGPRGAPVAGHRREARCPLNRNCGRCRPGARGILRRRKSGYPVMRDPGYDAVVLSAVDRLVVDETSPLHDLFDPDRVRALIESDNRTVTHVNAAHLVLPLLETDTWMRAYDIGVCQ is encoded by the coding sequence ATGCGCCCCTGCACTCCGTCGTCGTACCCGAATCGCGGCCCGCGTGGGGCGCCGGTGGCCGGTCACCGGCGCGAGGCGAGGTGTCCGCTGAACCGGAACTGCGGCCGTTGCCGACCTGGTGCCCGAGGGATCCTGCGGCGCAGGAAGAGTGGCTACCCGGTGATGCGCGACCCCGGGTACGACGCCGTGGTGCTCAGCGCGGTCGACAGACTCGTCGTCGACGAGACCTCGCCGCTGCACGACCTGTTCGATCCCGACCGCGTCCGCGCACTGATCGAATCGGACAACCGGACGGTGACACACGTCAACGCGGCCCACCTGGTGCTGCCGCTGCTGGAGACCGACACCTGGATGCGCGCGTACGACATCGGGGTCTGCCAGTGA
- a CDS encoding acyl-CoA dehydrogenase family protein has translation MPELRTAPATARTGPGPAAPDPGGDVAARTGAALRGLTTRGDARAVWRALGEHGLLRDLGPADLPGLLGTLDAHCPVGVVLSVCVQVASALPVLREQVDAVPEDGPVRAAYLDAVAGRATLALAATDRDGAGSDLMELGTTVRLDDRSLVLDGGKRWITNARTAGHALVLARHRPQRHFTSFVWVLVPTDAPGVRVSATRGTPLSGAGLGDLHFDQVCLDRSYLVGRPGRGMVSFARHIATERFAGGVWAAAMCRRVLADTHRRLVDRPLGGGRAWDNAAIRERFARCVVEAWRIQAACDAHRVSTEPLVTSMLLKVSVAQGLDVVLGECAALLGAEAYAEGGLAQLRAAAGMFATAGGATGAMLAGIAEHVPDLLGSRP, from the coding sequence TTGCCTGAGCTGCGGACGGCACCGGCGACGGCCCGCACCGGGCCCGGCCCGGCGGCACCCGACCCCGGCGGCGACGTGGCCGCGCGTACCGGGGCGGCGCTGCGCGGGCTGACGACGCGCGGGGACGCCCGCGCGGTGTGGCGGGCGCTCGGCGAGCACGGCCTGCTGCGCGACCTCGGGCCGGCCGACCTGCCGGGGCTGCTCGGCACCCTCGACGCGCACTGCCCGGTCGGGGTGGTGCTGTCGGTCTGCGTCCAGGTCGCCAGCGCGCTGCCCGTCCTGCGCGAACAGGTCGACGCGGTGCCGGAGGACGGGCCGGTCCGGGCCGCGTACCTCGACGCGGTCGCCGGTCGCGCGACGCTCGCACTGGCCGCGACGGACCGCGACGGCGCCGGCTCCGACCTGATGGAGCTCGGCACGACGGTACGCCTCGACGACCGGTCGCTGGTGCTCGACGGCGGGAAGCGGTGGATCACCAACGCCCGCACCGCCGGGCACGCGCTCGTGCTGGCCCGGCACCGCCCGCAGCGGCACTTCACCAGCTTCGTGTGGGTGCTGGTGCCCACGGACGCCCCCGGCGTCCGGGTGTCCGCGACCCGGGGCACCCCACTCTCCGGCGCCGGCCTGGGCGACCTGCACTTCGACCAGGTGTGCCTGGACCGGTCGTACCTGGTCGGCCGGCCCGGCCGGGGAATGGTCAGCTTCGCCCGGCACATCGCCACGGAACGCTTCGCGGGCGGCGTGTGGGCCGCCGCGATGTGCCGGCGGGTGCTCGCCGACACCCACCGCCGGCTGGTCGACCGTCCCCTCGGCGGCGGCCGGGCCTGGGACAACGCGGCGATCCGGGAGCGGTTCGCCCGGTGCGTGGTGGAGGCCTGGCGGATCCAGGCGGCCTGCGACGCCCACCGGGTGAGCACCGAGCCCCTAGTGACCAGCATGCTGCTGAAGGTCTCGGTGGCGCAGGGCCTGGACGTGGTGCTCGGCGAGTGCGCCGCCCTGCTCGGCGCGGAGGCGTACGCCGAGGGCGGGCTGGCGCAGCTGCGGGCCGCGGCCGGCATGTTCGCCACGGCCGGCGGCGCCACCGGCGCGATGCTCGCCGGGATCGCCGAGCACGTGCCCGACCTGCTCGGGAGCCGACCGTGA
- a CDS encoding VOC family protein, translating to MIGRLHSVVLDCPDAEKLAEFYVELTGLEWADSDGYWVTLKGADGHPRLCFQSVADYQPPQWPDPTFPQQAHLDVEVDDIQEAEQAVLRLGATLLRGGGGRNQGFRVYADPVGHPFCLVWGQD from the coding sequence ATGATCGGTCGACTGCACTCGGTGGTGCTGGACTGTCCGGACGCCGAGAAGCTGGCGGAGTTCTACGTCGAGCTGACCGGCCTGGAGTGGGCCGACAGCGACGGGTACTGGGTGACGTTGAAGGGCGCGGACGGGCACCCCCGCCTCTGCTTCCAGAGCGTCGCCGACTACCAGCCGCCGCAGTGGCCGGATCCGACCTTCCCGCAGCAGGCCCACCTCGACGTGGAGGTGGACGACATCCAGGAGGCCGAGCAGGCGGTGCTCCGGCTGGGCGCCACCCTGCTGCGCGGCGGCGGGGGCCGCAACCAAGGCTTCCGGGTCTACGCCGACCCGGTGGGACACCCGTTCTGCCTGGTCTGGGGTCAGGACTGA
- a CDS encoding amino acid adenylation domain-containing protein codes for MQTRTLYDWFRTSARLHPDNVAIEVASDALTYAELRAAAERLSAAMQRAPGRPPRRVGLLTSRSLVGYVAYLAALRLGATVVPLNPANPAARNLAISDEAGLDLVMVDDTSGDGLGEFRAQTTVTILDLTGEGWRRFLAPGDAAEVPPEVERGRDDFAYIIFTSGTTGKPKGVPATHGNVDSFLTEVIKRYRFRPESRVSQTFEMCFDGSILAMFGAWGTGATLCVAQRGDVLTPVRFINTKRLTHWLSVPSLISFAKRLRALAPESMPTLRLSSFGGEPLTIEQVNDWTAAAPNTAVINCYGPTETTVIVTAYEVPADPAARIESSNRSVPIGDIYPHLDYVLLDEDLRPCDDGELCVRGEQRFPGYLDPTENAGRFVSFDGDRGRLYDGTGPLTAEHWYRTGDRVRREFGELVHQGRIDHQVKVRGNRVELAEIEAALRAHADVVEAVVLTVAGDDGELDLHAVYTGASLADDDLTRLVGHLPPYMRPRAFHHRAEIPLTEVDKVDRKRLTSELLATRG; via the coding sequence ATGCAGACCCGTACCCTCTACGACTGGTTCCGTACGTCAGCCCGGCTGCACCCGGACAACGTGGCGATCGAGGTCGCCTCGGACGCACTGACCTACGCCGAGTTGCGGGCCGCGGCCGAGCGGTTGTCGGCCGCCATGCAGCGCGCGCCGGGACGGCCACCCCGACGGGTCGGGTTGCTCACCTCCCGCAGCCTCGTCGGCTACGTCGCCTACCTGGCCGCCCTGCGGCTGGGTGCGACGGTGGTGCCGCTCAACCCCGCCAACCCGGCGGCCCGGAACCTCGCCATCTCCGACGAGGCGGGGCTCGACCTCGTCATGGTCGACGACACCTCCGGCGACGGGCTGGGCGAGTTCCGCGCGCAGACCACCGTCACGATCCTCGACCTGACCGGGGAGGGCTGGCGCCGGTTCCTCGCCCCGGGCGACGCGGCGGAGGTCCCGCCGGAGGTGGAGCGGGGCCGCGACGACTTCGCGTACATCATCTTCACCAGCGGCACCACCGGGAAGCCCAAGGGCGTGCCGGCGACCCACGGCAACGTCGACTCCTTCCTGACCGAGGTGATCAAGAGGTACCGGTTCCGGCCCGAGTCGCGGGTCTCGCAGACCTTCGAAATGTGCTTCGACGGCTCGATCCTGGCCATGTTCGGCGCGTGGGGCACCGGGGCCACCCTGTGCGTGGCGCAGCGCGGCGACGTGCTGACGCCGGTGCGCTTCATCAACACGAAGCGGCTCACGCACTGGCTGTCCGTACCGTCGCTGATCTCGTTCGCCAAGCGGTTGCGGGCGCTGGCGCCGGAGAGCATGCCGACGCTGCGGCTGAGTTCCTTCGGCGGGGAGCCGTTGACCATCGAGCAGGTGAACGACTGGACGGCCGCCGCGCCGAACACCGCCGTGATCAACTGTTACGGCCCGACCGAGACCACGGTCATCGTCACCGCGTACGAGGTGCCCGCCGACCCGGCCGCCCGGATCGAGTCGTCGAACCGGTCGGTGCCGATCGGGGACATCTACCCGCACCTCGACTACGTGCTGCTCGACGAGGACCTGCGCCCGTGCGACGACGGCGAGCTGTGCGTCCGGGGTGAGCAGCGCTTCCCCGGCTACCTGGACCCGACGGAGAACGCGGGCCGGTTCGTCTCCTTCGACGGCGACCGGGGCCGGCTCTACGACGGCACCGGGCCGTTGACCGCCGAGCACTGGTACCGCACCGGCGACCGGGTCCGCCGGGAGTTCGGCGAGCTGGTGCACCAGGGCCGGATCGACCACCAGGTGAAGGTGCGCGGCAACCGCGTCGAGCTGGCCGAGATCGAGGCCGCGCTGCGCGCCCACGCGGACGTGGTGGAGGCCGTGGTGCTCACCGTGGCCGGCGACGACGGGGAGCTGGACCTGCACGCCGTCTACACCGGAGCGTCGCTGGCCGACGACGATCTCACCCGGCTGGTGGGACACCTGCCCCCGTACATGCGGCCACGGGCGTTCCACCACCGGGCGGAGATCCCGCTGACCGAGGTGGACAAGGTCGACCGCAAGCGGTTGACCTCCGAGCTGCTCGCCACCCGTGGCTGA
- a CDS encoding 4'-phosphopantetheinyl transferase superfamily protein, giving the protein MTARQRAALARRARPRRDPTGRHRGIVRLRLGARVRVAVADQRLLAHLPPAPADLATVGDLPAGPRAERLAARALLRLLLGAELGRAAGATPIAAHDGGQPHLPEWPGVTVSLSHDAGTVAAALGRGVPVGVDVQVPVPAPPALLRRCCAPTVRAALDRLPGPARVREFAWIWTVQEACVKATGAGLGGRPWAIPVPSGRRTGRWADLRWVSLRGHSRVPASVAHGVGTR; this is encoded by the coding sequence GTGACGGCCCGGCAGCGGGCGGCGCTGGCCCGCCGGGCGCGGCCGCGCCGGGACCCGACGGGCCGCCACCGTGGCATCGTCCGGCTGCGGCTGGGCGCCCGGGTGCGGGTGGCCGTGGCCGATCAGCGGCTGCTCGCCCACCTTCCGCCGGCCCCGGCGGACCTGGCGACCGTCGGTGACCTTCCCGCCGGGCCGCGCGCCGAACGGCTGGCCGCGCGGGCGCTGCTGCGCCTGCTGCTCGGCGCCGAGCTGGGCCGGGCGGCCGGCGCCACGCCGATCGCCGCCCACGACGGCGGCCAGCCCCACCTGCCCGAGTGGCCAGGGGTCACGGTCAGCCTCTCCCACGACGCCGGGACGGTGGCCGCCGCGCTCGGGCGGGGCGTACCGGTCGGCGTCGACGTCCAGGTGCCCGTGCCCGCGCCGCCGGCGCTGCTGCGCCGCTGCTGCGCCCCGACTGTCCGCGCCGCCCTGGACCGGCTGCCCGGGCCGGCCCGGGTGCGCGAGTTCGCCTGGATCTGGACGGTGCAGGAGGCGTGCGTGAAGGCGACCGGCGCGGGCCTCGGCGGCCGGCCCTGGGCCATTCCAGTGCCGTCGGGACGGCGGACGGGCCGGTGGGCCGACCTGCGGTGGGTGAGCCTGCGCGGGCACAGCCGCGTCCCGGCGAGCGTGGCGCACGGGGTGGGTACGCGATGA
- a CDS encoding 2OG-Fe(II) oxygenase translates to MFDSRVLYQELREHVERDVAPDDIATARRDFSYLGHAKVSFVAPDTVKKAVADEVNELIDKAGTRRDLRFAETDYTPRRMRNVTRAEIAELGTVINAIYTAEPILRVLSEVAGEPVHPCPYEPEQFVITCLEKDGDTHGWHWDDFTFALVWVVECPPVEHGGFVQCVPGTTWNKERPEINRALVSRPIYSMELFPGDLYLMRTNTTLHRVAPVRQGRRKIINMGYASASDLTRDFTHETMDQLWATVPAGEV, encoded by the coding sequence GTGTTCGACTCGAGAGTCTTGTACCAGGAACTGCGGGAGCACGTGGAGCGCGACGTGGCGCCGGACGACATCGCCACGGCCCGCCGCGACTTCTCCTACCTGGGGCACGCGAAGGTCTCCTTCGTCGCCCCCGACACCGTCAAGAAGGCCGTCGCCGACGAGGTCAACGAGCTGATCGACAAGGCCGGTACGCGCCGGGACCTGCGGTTCGCCGAGACCGACTACACGCCGCGCCGGATGCGCAACGTGACCCGGGCCGAGATCGCCGAACTGGGCACCGTGATCAACGCGATCTACACCGCGGAGCCGATCCTGCGGGTGTTGTCGGAGGTGGCCGGCGAGCCGGTGCACCCGTGCCCGTACGAGCCGGAGCAGTTCGTCATCACCTGCCTGGAGAAGGACGGCGACACCCACGGCTGGCACTGGGACGACTTCACCTTCGCGCTGGTGTGGGTGGTCGAGTGCCCGCCGGTGGAGCACGGCGGCTTCGTCCAGTGCGTGCCCGGCACCACCTGGAACAAGGAACGTCCGGAGATCAACCGGGCGCTGGTCAGCCGCCCGATCTACTCGATGGAACTGTTCCCCGGCGACCTGTACCTGATGCGGACCAACACCACGCTGCACCGGGTCGCCCCGGTCCGCCAGGGCCGCCGCAAGATCATCAACATGGGGTACGCCTCGGCGTCCGACCTGACCCGCGACTTCACCCACGAAACCATGGACCAGCTGTGGGCGACCGTGCCCGCCGGAGAGGTGTGA
- a CDS encoding condensation domain-containing protein, with protein MAEQGAGAAPGPVPATAMQEALWWVHQRARNRSVYHLTWRLSVDQPLDEAALAVAWQAMVDRHEALRTSVVRQADAVTLVVVPRIVVGLHRVEVDDPGPADPGTLLRLVAEEVHAGPMEPEAAPLARITLVRVGDRHEVLLTVHHVVLDGWAVQLLVGELSEAYAAAREGRAVSFPADPVPFSTYAREQAAARADGRWDKSLAYWRDALAGAVSASLEPDLPGEVASGAPGAILRYGFSAEAGAGIAALAKATFATPFAVVLAAAQIVLARAGAGPDVAVGVVTANRMTARDQALLGYTANLCVARATVAEADTVAGVVGAARDGMWQMLTHQAVPYPVVFGALPERTRTALGDPAPLLLSYLGPIGTDLRLGPVPATLLPSPNRAARADLAMSVWEADGGYLAEIEYHAGRYRESSVLALLHDLDAVLADGGAEPQRTVGSFDVATRARAGRAAPAAVDRDRATGPLPESAEWRHVVAAWTDVLGGPPAGADVDFFAAGGNSLSALRLVDALTADGRPAVDVVRWLGEPTPRRLADLLGNGSQPVAAESTLVELRVGPGPHLHLVHGAGGSPQDYQDLLAELPEHWRVTASRDSAELPTVAALAHRYRADLDAAGLVPDLLGGWSFGGQVAYQMAADQVGRRSALVLLDSAPPVGYELPADEVRHRFDTFTENIHRALDLEPDAPRPRVTGGPEPAGFDERLALGTLAACLAALGQPVPTALLTHRWRSYERHVRASAEYVHEGPVDTPALVIGADLLDAQLAQWAARVGAARSQRLGTDHFGVLHSAAVTQVAAAVIDFARVAAARG; from the coding sequence GTGGCTGAGCAGGGCGCCGGGGCCGCCCCGGGCCCGGTCCCGGCCACCGCGATGCAGGAGGCCCTGTGGTGGGTGCACCAGCGGGCCCGCAACCGGTCCGTCTACCACCTCACCTGGCGGCTCTCCGTCGACCAGCCGCTCGACGAGGCGGCGCTGGCCGTCGCGTGGCAGGCGATGGTCGACCGGCACGAGGCGTTGCGGACCTCGGTCGTACGGCAGGCGGACGCCGTCACGCTGGTGGTGGTGCCCCGGATCGTCGTGGGCCTGCACCGGGTGGAGGTGGACGACCCGGGACCGGCCGACCCGGGCACCCTGCTACGGCTCGTCGCCGAGGAGGTGCACGCCGGGCCGATGGAACCGGAGGCGGCACCGCTGGCCCGGATCACCCTGGTCCGGGTCGGTGACCGGCACGAGGTGCTGCTGACCGTGCACCACGTGGTGCTGGACGGCTGGGCGGTCCAGCTGCTCGTCGGCGAGCTGTCCGAGGCGTATGCGGCCGCGCGGGAGGGACGTGCCGTGAGCTTCCCGGCCGACCCGGTGCCGTTCAGCACGTACGCGCGGGAGCAGGCCGCGGCCCGCGCGGACGGCCGGTGGGACAAGAGCCTGGCGTACTGGCGCGACGCGCTCGCCGGCGCCGTCTCCGCCTCGTTGGAGCCCGACCTGCCGGGCGAGGTGGCCAGCGGCGCGCCCGGTGCGATCCTGCGCTACGGCTTCAGCGCCGAGGCGGGCGCCGGGATCGCCGCCCTGGCGAAGGCCACCTTCGCCACCCCGTTCGCGGTCGTCCTCGCCGCGGCACAGATCGTGCTCGCCCGGGCCGGTGCCGGGCCGGACGTGGCGGTGGGCGTGGTGACCGCGAACCGGATGACCGCCCGCGACCAGGCGCTGCTCGGGTACACCGCCAACCTCTGCGTGGCCCGCGCCACGGTCGCCGAGGCGGACACCGTCGCCGGGGTGGTGGGCGCCGCGCGGGACGGGATGTGGCAAATGCTGACCCACCAGGCGGTGCCGTACCCGGTGGTGTTCGGGGCGCTGCCCGAACGGACCCGGACCGCGCTGGGCGATCCCGCGCCGCTGCTGCTGAGCTACCTCGGCCCGATCGGCACCGACCTGCGGCTCGGCCCGGTGCCGGCGACGCTGCTGCCCAGCCCGAACCGGGCCGCCCGGGCCGACCTGGCGATGTCCGTCTGGGAGGCCGACGGCGGCTACCTCGCCGAGATCGAGTACCACGCCGGGCGCTACCGGGAGAGCAGCGTGCTGGCCCTGCTGCACGACCTGGACGCGGTGCTGGCCGACGGCGGCGCCGAGCCGCAGCGTACGGTCGGCTCGTTCGACGTCGCCACCCGCGCCCGGGCCGGCCGCGCGGCCCCGGCCGCCGTGGACCGTGACCGGGCGACCGGCCCGCTGCCCGAGTCGGCGGAATGGCGGCACGTCGTCGCCGCCTGGACCGACGTGCTCGGCGGCCCGCCGGCCGGCGCGGACGTCGACTTCTTCGCCGCCGGCGGCAACTCGCTGAGCGCCCTCCGCCTCGTGGACGCGCTGACGGCCGACGGGCGACCGGCGGTGGACGTCGTACGGTGGCTGGGCGAGCCGACCCCCCGCCGGTTGGCCGACCTGCTGGGCAACGGGTCACAGCCGGTGGCGGCGGAGTCGACGCTTGTGGAGTTGCGGGTCGGCCCGGGGCCGCACCTGCACCTCGTGCACGGCGCCGGGGGCAGCCCGCAGGACTACCAGGACCTGCTGGCGGAGCTGCCGGAGCACTGGCGGGTGACCGCCTCCCGCGACAGCGCGGAGCTGCCGACGGTGGCGGCGCTGGCCCACCGGTACCGGGCCGACCTGGACGCGGCGGGGCTGGTCCCGGACCTGCTCGGCGGCTGGTCCTTCGGCGGCCAGGTCGCCTACCAGATGGCCGCCGACCAGGTCGGGCGGCGCTCGGCGCTGGTGCTGCTGGACTCCGCCCCGCCGGTCGGGTACGAGCTGCCGGCCGACGAGGTCCGGCACCGCTTCGACACCTTCACCGAGAACATCCACCGGGCCCTCGACCTGGAGCCGGACGCCCCGAGGCCCCGGGTGACGGGTGGCCCGGAGCCGGCCGGCTTCGACGAACGGCTGGCCCTCGGCACGCTCGCGGCCTGCCTGGCCGCCCTCGGGCAGCCCGTGCCGACGGCGCTGCTGACGCACCGGTGGCGCAGCTACGAGCGCCACGTCCGGGCCAGCGCCGAGTACGTCCACGAGGGCCCCGTCGACACGCCCGCGCTGGTGATCGGCGCGGACCTGCTCGACGCGCAGCTCGCCCAGTGGGCGGCGCGGGTCGGGGCGGCCCGGTCCCAGCGGCTCGGCACCGACCACTTCGGAGTGTTGCATTCCGCCGCCGTGACGCAGGTGGCGGCGGCCGTCATCGATTTCGCACGCGTCGCGGCGGCGCGAGGTTAA
- a CDS encoding argininosuccinate synthase, whose product MSTRNNIAPQHIVLAFSGGLDTSVALVWLKERYRCRLTAFIADLGQGEELDTAARKAEKLGADEVRVVDLREEFARDYAFPMYRANALYEGQYLMGSSIGRPLIAAAQVRVAEEVGADAVAHGATGKGNDQIRFEMTFAALRPDLTVISPWREWDLASRSDLLAYAGRHGIELDLSSGERPYSIDSNLLHTSYEGEALEDPAQPAPEGLLFRVRDLADTPDEPETVEIHFQGGNPVGVNGTPLSASAVLETLDEIGRRHGIGRLDIVENRIFGMKTRNIYEAPSGSLLWHAHRAVESLVLDPEVAQLKEELMPKYTALVYRGLWFAPERLMLQTAIDFSQQDVTGDAILRVHRGTVQVIGRRSPHSRYDTAFATFEADDVFDQRDSSGWLRVNTVRFRAGRTDGAATR is encoded by the coding sequence ATGTCGACTCGGAACAACATCGCCCCCCAGCACATCGTGCTCGCCTTCTCCGGCGGACTCGACACGTCGGTGGCCCTGGTCTGGCTCAAGGAGCGCTACCGCTGCCGGCTGACCGCGTTCATCGCCGACCTGGGGCAGGGCGAGGAGCTGGACACCGCCGCCCGCAAGGCCGAGAAGCTCGGTGCCGACGAGGTGCGGGTGGTCGACCTGCGCGAGGAGTTCGCCCGCGACTACGCCTTCCCCATGTACCGGGCCAACGCCCTCTACGAGGGGCAGTACCTGATGGGGTCCTCCATCGGCCGGCCGCTGATCGCCGCTGCGCAGGTGCGGGTGGCCGAGGAGGTCGGCGCCGACGCCGTGGCGCACGGGGCCACCGGCAAGGGCAACGACCAGATCCGCTTCGAGATGACCTTCGCCGCGCTGCGCCCCGACCTCACGGTGATCAGCCCGTGGCGGGAGTGGGACCTGGCCTCCCGCAGCGACCTGCTCGCCTACGCCGGCAGGCACGGCATCGAGCTGGACCTGAGCAGCGGCGAACGGCCGTACTCCATCGACAGCAACCTGCTGCACACCTCGTACGAGGGCGAGGCGCTGGAGGACCCGGCGCAGCCGGCGCCGGAGGGCCTGCTGTTCCGGGTGCGCGACCTCGCCGACACCCCCGACGAGCCCGAGACCGTCGAGATCCACTTCCAGGGCGGCAACCCGGTCGGTGTCAACGGGACTCCGCTGTCGGCCAGCGCCGTGCTGGAGACGCTCGACGAGATCGGCCGCCGGCACGGCATCGGCCGGCTGGACATCGTGGAGAACCGGATCTTCGGCATGAAGACCCGCAACATCTACGAGGCGCCGTCGGGCAGCCTGCTCTGGCACGCCCACCGGGCGGTGGAGTCGCTGGTGCTCGACCCCGAGGTGGCACAGCTCAAGGAGGAGCTGATGCCGAAGTACACGGCCCTGGTCTACCGGGGCCTGTGGTTCGCCCCCGAGCGGCTGATGTTGCAGACCGCCATCGACTTCAGCCAGCAGGACGTCACCGGCGACGCGATCCTGCGGGTGCACCGGGGCACCGTCCAGGTGATCGGCCGCCGCTCCCCGCACAGTCGCTACGACACCGCGTTCGCCACCTTCGAGGCCGACGACGTGTTCGACCAGCGGGACTCCTCCGGCTGGCTGCGGGTCAACACCGTCCGCTTCCGGGCCGGACGCACCGACGGGGCGGCGACGCGGTGA